From the genome of Poecilia reticulata strain Guanapo linkage group LG22, Guppy_female_1.0+MT, whole genome shotgun sequence:
GTAATGGGGGCTAGACGAGGTCAGATTTATGTCACAtttgtgcttgtttttctctgataCTCCTGGCATCCTTAATGAATATCAGAGTATTTTTGCCACATATTTGCAAGTACTcacttcctctctctcctctggtTCCCTCTCAATTAAACTCATCTGCAAACTGACCCTTAGTTTTTTTGACTTCTACTTATATAGAATATTGGAAACCATACATCGTTTCCTATCCTTTCCACAATACTCTATATTTTGTCgagtctgtcacataaaatcccaacagaaaacattaaagtttctgGCTGTACAGTTGCAAAATGTCATGGTGAGGGTCTatagttttgcaaggcactgtatatGAAGGATgatagttttaataaatctcCCCCTCTCAACTGCCTGATGCCCCTCACCCTTGAATCTCACCTgttatgtgtatatatatgtctGTCTTCTACTGTGTGTCTGTATCAAttcaaaaatcccaaaatatacttttacttttgttgttttctattttctcacCTGATATCGGTGTAACTCCGATTCCAAACTCATGTGTATATTTGGACGAGAAGAAAACCCTGGAACAATTGAGGCCAAACTCAGAATTATATCAGAACCAGATACAGAATTTATTGTAGATATGAGTTATATATGAATTCATTTATCGAATGaagcaaagaaattaaaaaaaagcagccaaacTTGCACACAAATGGGTTATATAGGAATCAAAGGGCACAGTGATGCACATCCAACATACCTCTTGTTATGAGCAATAAGACAGTGACAGAACAGTGCTGTCTGTATGACAGGTTTCAGGGAAATCATCATGATCCTGTTTGATTGTGGAGAtctcacattttaattttgaagcaATATGGCAAATCAACACCTGcacagaagaaataaacaaaaaacaaaacaaaaaaaagataacacccACAACTCCATACTGTCAAACTAAATTGTCATTAGCAATAAAATGATTCCCAGTAAACCCACGTCCTGTATATGCACACTTAGCTGCTTTTTACTGTTGTCTGAACATTTATGGTCACTTTGGAAAAAGTGCCTTTATAGAGGGTTTTCTTAgttccttttgttttatgttctctattgttttgaataaaactgtCATTGCCTATCAAAATTAGATAACTTGGTTGTGCTCTTCCTGACCAATAGAGGATGTGATGTAATAGCCACAGGAATGCATGCAGGTATACATACATATGTCACAGCAGtataatatattgtttttgtagCCTATTAAGTGAGAAGAAGAAGCCTCAGTCGCTAAACAGCACatcataaaatctgttttatatcTCACTGATGCTAAAAGCTCTTTTGGCCTAGCTGCTAAATATATTAATGCTTTGAGTTGCAGTTTATCATACACAACTCTTGGTAGCTGCTGTGTAAACACACTGCAAAAGCGCAGATTGATCTACTTTGCTTACGCATGCAAATGAGTCTCAGTTCACCAAGATGTGCCTTTTCACAACAAAAGCCTACCTAAGGAGAACGTTAATCTAGAGACGACCAGAAAATAATAACTACACCTCTTTATATCTAAAACCACCCGCTCAGCTTGTCATGCACTGGGTACCatgcaaaaaaatttacaaataaatatgatttaaaaaataaataaataaataaataatttccacaAGCTCATAAATACTGAGTGGCTAGAAAATTAAGAGTTGAAGAAAACTCAAGTATATATTTCAGGTAAATAGTTGGCTTGGTTTGTAATCAATAAGCAGTGATTaaaacctgcagttttttgTCTGAGTTTCATCCAAGGAAGAAAATGATCCATTTGATTTGATTCTATGACAATGTAAAGCAGAAGCCAATTCATTTTGATTGTCTCCACAGGCAAACGTTGGTGAATCTTATGGCAGAGATGAGAACCTACAGTTCTGGTCACAAGTAGGTTTACATAAACTCACAACaactttcatatttaatttggtttttagttgtgcatttcaaatgtttttttttttttatgctaaaccGGTGTTACAACAACTCACTACActgaattttaaaacaagaattcTGACTGCGTGTTTGCTTAAATCAACGTATGTTTATAATTAAAGATATGAActcaaatataaacataaattccTGATACAGTTTAGTTAAAACTCCCTTGGTTAGTCACACGCTGATGACTTTTAGTGGACAACAGAAAAGATTTTCTGAATTCTGGTTCAAAACTAATAGagctcatttaaatttgttggtGTGACATCCCTGATTTTAAGGGAAGGACacacttttacaaaatattagAGTTGAGTACTTTTCAAAAGAATGATGTTAGCCTGCTTTATCTATTCCAAAGCTAGTCTGGGTAGCCCCTTTTTAGGTTTAAAAGGCTTTGGGCTAAATAAACTAGCATTACAATTTTGAAAAGTActgactttaaaatattctgaaaatacatttattacatttaaaagctgTGTTGGGTCTGAGAAACCAACGACTTTAAAGAAGTCTACCGATTCAGCTAAGAGCAATGTTATGTCTTTATTCTAAATGCTAATGAACTGTCACCAAATGAACCAGTCTGGGTTACACAACCAAGGTTCGATGTTGTCTTGCTGCAGCTGCATGAGGCAGACAGTCTCTCCACTGTCTTGtccttggaaaaaaataaaacaaatatggagCTTTTAATGAGAGCATTCtggcttgtttttgttcagcacataaataaacctgattgagtgatttaAAGCTtggcaaatttttatttttctccacaaCAGTAGTGAAAAGTTAAGGCCAGAATTTAACATCTCTACAACCCAACCTGGCATTTTGACCAATAGATAACTCGTGGATGCAATTGTTTATGAAATTCAGTGAAGTTGTTTGCTGTATTATCAGCCCACCATAAAAACGGTTGAAATGCATCATTAATATCTAAAACGAGATCCATGTGGATGTCGAGCGTATGTGAACTTGTGACGAGCACTGTAGGGGGCAGAGATGAGAGAGTTGTAGTTTCTAGATCAGGCCAGTTTTGAGGTCAGAGCTGCAGCGTGAAGAGCGGCTGAGCAGCAGTTCCTTCTCGTGGATCAGGGAGTCGAGCAGATCCTCCTGTCTGTAGTTATGGTAGACCTTCAGGAAGGCTAACACTGTGATCCCAAGCCAGGACAGCCAGGCAGCCCAGAGGCCAAACTGAAACAAGGACATCCTCCATTTACGACCGCACTTCAAGAAATATCAGATTGATCTAGGAAACAAAAACCATTACCTGAGCTATTACGAACTGGTCATAGAAGGCAGAATTGTCCACGCCGAGTTCAAGGTCCgtgtcctgcagctcctcaCAGCTAAACAAATTAACCAGACGTTAAAGGGGACCATATGATGCTTTTTTCCTTAAAGTCAATTATTGTGTGCTCCTATCTCACCTGTTAGGCATGGTCCCACTCTCAGTGACGGCATCGCACCACAGATTGAAACCCACGCTGACAATGGTGCTGGACAGGAAGATGGTGAACATCACCAGGGAGCTTATCATCAGGTTGAGGAAGGCATTGAAAAATGAGCTGCTgggagaaagaagaaacataCAAAATCGGTCTATGCTGCTCTTAAAGCTACAGTACAGCCCTTTATATAAgccctttattttatttcttggaAAATGTGAATACTGCATAagaccaacagaaaaaaaagatttggacaCAGAATTGTTACGTAAGAACACTTCTGAGGGACAGTTATCCAGATGACAGTTATTGACACCCCACACAACGAGAATATGCCACAAAAGACAATTGCTAATGAAGGTTATATGAAAGCACATTAGTAATGTGAAGTTTAAAGGAAGGAACAAGTATGTTAGAAAAAGGTGCACCAatatcaggtaaaaaaaaacaacataccaTTGAATTGAAAGGTAAAATGgtaaatagttttaatttgtaTGGCGTTTTATCAAGTCTGGGGATAGcaaagcgcttcacactacaGTCATTTACACCATTTACACACTGATGGGGGTAAGCTACATTGTAACTTGAGCTGCTCTAAAGCAGACTGACAGAAATGAGGCTGCCATTCAATTGTCTTCCTAAACTCTGAAATGGACATTAACAAATCCCTCATGGctgtaattatttcttttgtaGGTGGACTCTTgtctaccacactttttccttcctccaAACTTTCCATTGATATGGATACGGCTCTCTGTGGATAGAGAAGCTTATTTTACATCAGCCTTTTCAGACGTATACTGCTTGTGCAGGGTGTCAATGATTCCATGATGGACAGCTATATTATCCATAATGGCCCAGGCCATAACCTTGCTGCATCATCACAGTGTgagatatgtttattttttgatgttACATGATATGATGCTTTTCAGAGacactgaatttaatttatttacttatttatttttatgaaatgaaagcCATAACCATCAAGGTTAGCAGACATAAACACTTTATACCAGGAAGGTCTAATAGACCTCATAGAATAATTCAGCATGGCTTAATTGTGGTGATAACTGTTCAGTTCATCACAAATCCAGACTTAAAAAACTTTGTTATTGTGGTGTACTTTAGAGACTAAGGCGGATTTTTCATATTCTGAAGAGGTACTGCGTAATTCTCCAGCTGCAGGGCAAGATGACCGCGCGTTTTAATAGATgcggaaaatattttgaaattctAACACAAAATATAGGCGCTGTATTTAGCCTATAGTGGCCACATACACACTTTTAAACCTATAAATGATGAATCGTGCTTCCATTAGGCTTTGCATCATGTTTCCTACGTAGCTGTGCTCAAGGGGAACATGTGAACTGCCACTCACTCGTCGTGTCCTTTGCACAAAAAGAACAGCAGCCTCCATGCCTGCACTGCGGATAGGATGAGGGATGCAATCCCGATAAAAGTGATGAAGCTGCAGGAGCACTCGGGTCCCCACTCCTCCACGATGAAACGCTGCTTCGACACGGTGATGTTCTCGTTTTGCCACATTCCACGGGTGAACAGCAGACATTTCCCCCCGAAGTCCTCCGAGTTCTCCGACAGCGGCACCACGGCGATGAAGCCGAACACGAAGGCCAGAAAGTAGAGGATGCACTGAACGAAGATCAGATTGTCGAGGGCCATTTTCCCGTCTGACGCCTCTGCCTGCTGCCCGCCGGAGAAAGTGCGGCTGCGCAGTGGAAGCAGAGACGAGCGGAGGCGCAGCATCCGAGGACGAACTGTGCAGCAAATTAATGAGTGGGCAGAGGCCTTCGGGGCTCTCCATCTGCATCCAGACCGTATGCGATGAACCGCTCCACTGCTGCTGCGGTCTTAAACTGCTGAGAAGGACTTAAGAGCTGCCACGTTTTAGAGCGCAACTACAGTTGGAGTGGATTTGACCAAAACTGATTTGAACGGTTCCTTGCGGTGTCTTATGTTGGATTAAACACACTGTAGttttctataataataataataataataataataataataataataataataataataataataataataatattttaatatccgACCAAAGAAGTTACAAActgcattttgattttaaaaaataatctcagaaataaagAAGAGTAATATTAAACCATTCAGGTTTTGGGACACATCTGGTGCTCCATactacatatttctttttagcaTAAAGATTCCTTCTACTTATCTTTTGTACTTTAAGAACTTTAAGTATTTGATGCAATTCtcattttagttttagcttttcattGGAAAGACCTTGTTGAGTTCTGTTttgtagatatttattttgcctgCTATCATCCATTTGTTGTCTTCAACACGTTCAACACTTTTTTCTTGAATGTTGCCCTTCCTCTGACCCCATACGGTCCTAGGAAGTACTCCAAATATGATAATTTTAGCattaaactatatttttatttaaacaaaccttgacatttttattatggaTACCAACACATCTCATCatctgcagtaaaatgttttaactacAATGAATACAAATAGACAATTATCAAGTagaaaaattctaataaaaaccATGATTTTCAAAATACTGGGTTTTACTTCGAGTCCTTCTAACAATATGAGATGCAACATATTCTTATTGCACTGATAGCCTACATTCTGCTATGCATGCTCAAAAATAAGAGTAATGGTTTGTTTATACATGGTGACAGTCTTAAGGGAAGGGCAGGTAGCGGCCTGTCGCAGCCATCTGACATGCTCCAATGAGCCCATCTGCTGAGCTGAGCAAGGTGTCTCTGTCCCCTTGGTGGGACGTTGCCTTCTCACAGCGCCCTCCAGTGGGCAAAAATCCCAACTTCTAGTCTGCAGACATGTTATGATCACCAGCTTTAATTGTAAATCCTTTTGTTGCAGAATGTCAAAACATACAACTAAATaagctctttttcttcttgttttttaacttaaaaagtaCAGggagttatttttaatgaataatgtCATTAATGTGAACCTGTAGCTTTTTCATCATCAGGGATCTCATGGAGTCTTTTAAAACCAGGCTCCATTACTATCATTCTTGTAGTTTTCCTTGGAATATTCAATACAACATAAAGACAAGTATTTATATGTGTGCTTTAGAGATAACAGGAGGCTATTTGTATCCATCATACTAACTGCAGTATTTCCGTGGAGTGTGATTTAGGCCTTGTcattttgctgcagctctgcactCTGATTTTCATGATCTTATCAGCTCACAGATTAGCTTGAGTTATGTTTGTGTGCGAGAGGTTTAGGCTTTGAAGTTGATTCGATTCCAGAGAACTGAGACGGTTTTATGGTGTGGTCATATCATTTTAAAGGCTTCTGAAAAGTACATAACAGAAAATTGTGGGAtggagattttcttttacagtttaatttcaaaaaataataacaaaaaatgtacatcaTTACTATGCACTGTACACACCCCATACAAAATTCTTCTTTCAGACACAGAAgctttcccccccaaaaaatgttttacttttaatggaTTCTCTGGactttagatttagatttgatctgttttgtctttttaattgtATAATAGTATCGCTAATTTAGAAAGAGAGGGattcatcatatttttaaaaaagaaaattccaaTCCATCTGAGAAGCAGATGAATTGTTTCTCAACACAAAATGAACTAAATGTAGCTGAGCTGATGTCCTACCTGATTAGACCTTGGGCAGCCTCTGGTATCAGAAGTGCTGCAACGACTGCAAGGtcaaagtcttaaatttaaaaaaagcacgaAGAGGAAATTACATGAGCAGAATTCCAAAgcccatttttaaataatacagcATGTGTGGACTCGTCAACTGGGCGCAGGGGAGATCCGCAGGAGAAGTGTGTCAACCTGAAATGTGTGTTAAGTTATTCACTCACCCGAACAAGAGAGGGATAAGGGGAGGGATGCTAACCCAAATGCATTCCCTGGACTCTGGGTAAATATAGAGGGGAATGGGCTGAAGAAAGCATTGGGAGGTCATCCATTTTTCATGAGATACTCTGTCTGCAAAGCAAACATCCCTTTTTTCCCAAGCATGGGGGAAGCCAGCAAAGAATGTAAAGAGTGGAATCACTACCAGTGATAACATCAGTGGATTTTTAATGtggtgtatttgtgtttttatctggaACAGCAGGTATCCTTTTAATATTGAACAGGCAATGgtgaaaatatatatgtaataaTGTTTGTGACACTGTCAGGTATAGCTCAGAGAAACATTCAAGAAAGTATGTACTGCATGTTCCTGGTATATCCAATTGTTCAGTTGATCGGTCAGTGTTACAGAGTGTGACTTTATGATATATAAATGAGATTCATGTCTTCAAAAGACTgtcttttttccatccattaTTTTCATCATGTTCTCTTCACTCGTTTGCCTTTCCTGGATTGTGTTCTTCCACTCATGACTCTTTGTTGTGGAGCCTTCCCTCTCCAACCTGCAAGCTCCTTTCCTTCTGCCTGTAACACAAAGCAAGAgtgaaaaacagacacaattaCAGCCTCATATCCTGAGCAGTGATGTGAAGGGCTTAATGAAATATCCTGTACCCATTAATCTTTCCCCTTGAGGGGGTGCAGCAGAAAGGATGCACTGGGCCAACTACTGATTAAATGCTCCTAATAGAGGCCATTCATCTCACCTTAAACcttgaacattttaacttgtaGCAGCGGCCAGCATTACTTTGCTGCATGTTTCTTTGAGCAAGCAGTGCAGTTtcaatccagatttttttttttttatttaattttgcacTTTTACATTTACTAATTTAAATATCCTTCTTTTGGGTTTTCCGAACCAAAAGAAATATTAGTTTCCACATTAGCTTACATAAAATCCAttgcaataaataatttataaaggTTGCCTAATCAGTGCAGTCCACTTGCATGTTGACTTCAAGTGGACTGCAGTCAACATGCAGTCCAAAGCACAAATCTCAGTACAAATACAACTGTTTGTGTAGGCCTTAGAGGTTTGATAGATAACATTGGGAAACCCAAGGAATCCAGCAGACAGGTTAAGGACAACATTGTGGAGAAGTTAAAAGCAGAGTTGAGTTTGAACATGTCTTTTAAATTAGTTCAATCCATCATTAGCACTACAAGCTTATGAGGACATGGATGTCAATCTATACTAACAAttggaaaaggaaataaaggaTCAGTCAAGATGCCTGTGGGAACTCCAGAGGAGCTGCAAATACCATATCAACATAACATAGCTTATTCATAGAAATGCCTATGCATATTTGGATAGATTGGTGAATCTGAACAAAAgtcagacatttctgaacacGAAAGTAATATTTGGGATAAAGATGAGAAATCCCCCGTGGCTCGACACTTTAACACAGCTGGTCATCTTTAAATGTcaagaaaattaaatgactGTTTCTAAAAGAAGGCCTGGCAGAAACAGACTTGTTACAAAGAGAAGCATTCTGGATTCACAATTTACAAGCAGTAAAACGGGGTTTGAGTAAGGAACTGGTGTAGAACCGTTATTTTTCTAATTGTATTGTCTCAGATGTATGCTTACCAATTGctttttgactttatttccaGAGATAGTTTGCTGTTCTGTGAGTGTTACTAATTCCATTTTGACTCTCAGTGCTCTATTTCAGCTTTAGGTTGATTACCTTATCTGCTGTTTTCATGCGTgtgtaatgtgtgtgtatgcatgtgtgtgtactTCGGTACATGCCACacgtttacatttttaatttgcagaaaaactgaagactgtgtattgttttacttcaacttaaattttatgcatttctttcaaacaaaatactgaaaaaaatatactgGAGTTCTTagataacaaaatgtaaatttcaaaatattttgcaaggCACCGCAGTTAGGTTAATaatttgtagttatttttattggCCATACAGTTTAATGAACTTCAGCTTTGTGTGGACACACTTCTGGtctcaaaaataataacacaacATCTCTAATAATGTTTTACCCAATCGACATAGAAAGTGAGGTACACACATCTTAACCCACCAGTGAGTCCTTTAGTCCTCTAGgtcaaagaaaaatcacaaatccATAGTCAGATTGGACAGGACacacctatttttttattttttttaaacaaatgtacaaaagcaACAATGTGACCTGCACTTCTGTTTGAAGAATGACATCATTGTGGGAGGAGATCTTAAAAGCAGTGATGTTTATGCTGGAGGACAGAAGAACAAGGGATGAAGGGGAGGAAAGAGGACACCTGCTGGGCTGTGATGAGGAGAAATCCCAAGGGCCTAAAAATGAGATCATCCCAGCCACACCAAGTAGCTAACTGGAGCAATAGTGCCCCCTGAAGGCCGGATAATGTTTCACATCGTTGACGACAACGTCTCTGTATatgaagaactgaaaaaaaataaaataaagtaccTGTTTGTCATCTGTTTGCGTTGCAGAGAAATCAGTGAAGTTGGCCAGACTGTCGGTGGATGAGGGGCCTAGTGGACAGGAAGACGTGGTATTATCTGTGAGCAAGAAGAAGGAATGCAATGAATTGGGAAAGGTAGATGTTGAAGATATTGCCTTTATGCCAGCATTGTATGAGCATTAAAGTTCCTTTTAAAAGAAACCATCACATAAGATGAACCGTtgggtaagaaaaaaatattctcataatttttaaGCACAGTCTCATGCCTTTGAGCTGATGTGCATGAGTGAGGGACAACAAGCCCAGTTGTGATCAAAATAGGTGCATCTGCAGAGCTGTAAGGTACTccccccatacacacacacgcacacgcatacacacacacacacacacagaatatgGGGTGGGGGAAATGCAGTGGAGAAATAGGGGTTGTTTTATGGATGAATGGCTGCCGCAGCAAGGTTAAGGAAACCAATCTCTCCCCAGTCCCCATCCCTTTGGTGCTGCTACCGGTATTTCTAATCCGTGAGCAGCACAACAGTTTATCTGTGGTTCAGTCATCTCTCAAAAGAACTAATTAGCAATTCCCCcaaggtaatttatttttctgcaatatGCGATTTAACAGTTAAATGTGTGTTCAAGTTAGAAAATCTTAAATCTTGAAAGCATGAAGCAGATAAATTACAACCAATTTTGGTTTCATTGgacaaaaaatcttttgaaaagaaatgtattgGTGAAACAGAACAGTGATGGAATGAGCCCTTTGGCTGCTTGAGAACCTGTGTATGATAAAGTGGGTGGATTTTATGGAGAAAGATGGGAGCAGACTTTCTGGTGGAAACACTTTATGAAACAATTGGAATTGTTGATTAAAGAGAAGAGGACAAAAACTGTTCATCCAGCAGTGTGGACAAAACCTGAGAAGGGGGACACAACCAGACTAATTGGTGTTAGAAAAAACGATAGCAATCTAAACAAATGctttattttccagacacactTAAATTCAGAGGAATTCTCAGCAGTCAAAGGAGTAGAAGTTGATATGATGCTGGATATGATGCTGTAGGGTGGCTTAGAGGTACAACCTGATGTCCTACTTACCAAATGTTGGTGGGTCAGTGTTGTCCTCTGAAACCAAGCTTTGGTTCAGGTCAGTCACTGGATCCCGGAGGGTTGTTGATGGTGTACTGGACAAGTCTTGAATGCCACATCCCAGAGCTTCCTTTTGCTGGTGGTGCTCGTCTCCTTTCTGATCATAAAATGTGCAGTAAAAGACAGACAACAGAACATATACAGTTTCATATTTGTGAGCTGTGCCCACCTGATCTGATGATATCACCAGAAAACCATCTGACTGGTCTTCCCTCTTGTGGGAACCTGAAGCGACCATTTTGGGAGAATCATCAGCAACTTGCTCTCCTGATGTGTACTTCCTGTCTTCTCCACCTTGCAAAGCATAAGATATTACTTTATCTTGGGACTTCAAACTTTTGCCTAAGTCATAGAGGGAATGTTGTTCTGTGGCGCCATCTGGTGACACTTTTGGCTCCCAGCATTGTGGCAAAGAATCAGCCACTGAGGTGAAATTGtcctcatcatcttcatcatctcctATACTTTGGATCTCCTGATCAGTGAGAAAAGCTGAAATCCTCTGCAACGTTATGGTGCTGTCAAAGAAGTGAGCATATTTCGGCAGAGGTGCTGATGAGgcagaggagaaagaaaggGCAGACAAAGACCTTTGATTCTCAGAAGTCAGAATGTCCTGTGCTTCAGAGTGGTGTTCCCCTTGGTCATCCTCAGCATTTGCTGTTTGTTCGGTTTCTTCCACAGCTTCCATTGAGAATGGGCTTGGTGTGAGGCGGCGCAGAGCCTGCactgacagaaatatttctctGCTGCTTGATTTTCTCTTTGGTTTCTTTGGCCACACAACCTCACTGTTATAAAGAACACAGAGTGCTGATCAGAAATGACATAAACTCATGATGGACAAGGATGTTATACTAGATGCAGCCTAAATTGAGTAAattgagttttattattttcattatccCATCCTCTTAATGCAGTGCACCAGTACCACTGAACCCTTATTACGATGTTACCACCAATATGTCTGGAAGGGGgttttgtgttcttttgaaatgcTCTCTTTTATGTCTCCAACTCCCCTGCTTTTCATTTCAACAGAGGATTTGTGCAAATGTTTCCTCACCTAATGTTGTAGTACTCAACCCCATCACAAATAATTGTTGATTTCGGAGTCAGATCCATCTGTTTCTGTCAccgtttgttgttgtttttttttctagcttccCCGACTTTATTATTAGATTAGTTATTGACATGCTCCTGTCTCACTGATGTGTGGTTTAATTTAGAAGCCCCAGTACCTTATGCTGGGATTTGGTTTTCTCACTTCCGTCACAGCCTTATTGACCAGTTTGACCAGTTCCTCTGAAGACATTGTTCTCTCCGCCTGATTCTGATACAGTGTGGCAGACAGTGGGCAGGGTATCATTTCACCAAAACAATCTGAAGAAAACAAGACTTACATGCAATGCACTTTATTCAACATCTGATGCATTTTCTTGATGTCCTTTTTTACCTTTATTCTTCTGCTGCAAGATGCATACTTCAGCTCTGCTGCAGTCTTCTTCAccctgatcaaaagtttaaaaaagttgttttagaCCTTTAGGAGTGTGAAGTAAAGTAATATTTGTGAGTTAAAGTAGATTAACCCACGTTGCATCCATGGCAAATGTATTTTACAGCTTCAGCATGTAGATTCACTCCTTTACAGGCCTGGAGGAAGTACATGACCAtatcctcattttctgtgtggCTTCTTTTCAACAAAGCCCAAGCATCAGACAGACAACTGTGTAGGTGGAGAAACAGAATGACCAAACAGCCAAGCACTAATTCAAGACATTACTCAATTGTTAAAGAAGCCAAGAGAGCACCTGCTTAGAAGAAACACTTCTGCACAAAGTTTTGCATCCTCTGTGGTTTCTATGGGAGGTTTTGTCCACTGGATATACTTCAGTGCCATGTGGTGCTGCTTGTTTTTCAGCAGAGAGATGATAATGCATCGATGTTGCCAGGAGAACTGAGGGACAGCGGCTTTGGGACTCAACAAGAGCTCCATGGAGGCCTAGGAACAAATTTTCATTGGGCTTTATTTAGCAaatcaagttatttttaaatataaatgataGAACCCAAAGATAAACACATCttcatttgttt
Proteins encoded in this window:
- the tmem179ab gene encoding transmembrane protein 179 isoform X1; its protein translation is MLRLRSSLLPLRSRTFSGGQQAEASDGKMALDNLIFVQCILYFLAFVFGFIAVVPLSENSEDFGGKCLLFTRGMWQNENITVSKQRFIVEEWGPECSCSFITFIGIASLILSAVQAWRLLFFLCKGHDDSSFFNAFLNLMISSLVMFTIFLSSTIVSVGFNLWCDAVTESGTMPNSCEELQDTDLELGVDNSAFYDQFVIAQFGLWAAWLSWLGITVLAFLKVYHNYRQEDLLDSLIHEKELLLSRSSRCSSDLKTGLI
- the tmem179ab gene encoding transmembrane protein 179 isoform X2, yielding MLRLRSSLLPLRSRTFSGGQQAEASDGKMALDNLIFVQCILYFLAFVFGFIAVVPLSENSEDFGGKCLLFTRGMWQNENITVSKQRFIVEEWGPECSCSFITFIGIASLILSAVQAWRLLFFLCKGHDDSFFNAFLNLMISSLVMFTIFLSSTIVSVGFNLWCDAVTESGTMPNSCEELQDTDLELGVDNSAFYDQFVIAQFGLWAAWLSWLGITVLAFLKVYHNYRQEDLLDSLIHEKELLLSRSSRCSSDLKTGLI